The genomic window TAGCTGAATCTTTGCACGAATCACGTAGTGATAGTCAGTACAGCAGTAAACAAACAAGTACTAACACCAATTAACCTGTTACTAATCTAATCATTAAAAGGTTTTGTTAAACGTACAAATGTACTTTTGACAGAACACAATGTACAAATTAACAAATTGCTGAAATAactatttgcattaatttttagcTATTACAGCTAGTCAGGAGGTTGATATAGCGGTTCTACAGCATTTAAGGTCCATGATAGATAAACAACGAGATCAGATTCGTGCGAGAGATCGAGAATTGTCACAAAAAACCACagaaattgaaaatgtaaattggtacttatatgaatatatgtaaTTCGGCAATTTTCTCATAATAgacataaaatgttaaatttctaATTCTATTCCTAgagtattttaatgaaattattagatattaaataaaattttaaattattagatattcaaggattttaaaattatttttcatataacaaattttattataagaacTACACATGATAAATAATGCAATGTATTGTATAGTTAAGTGCTCAAGTGGAGAAGCTTACTGTACTGGGACGAGAATTGAAACGTAAACAACGACAAGCGCAAATGCAAGCCCGAGGTTTAGTAGAAGAAAGAGCTGACTTTTTAGCTCAACTGCAAGACCAGAATCGGGAACTTATAAATCTTCGGGGACGGCTTGGAATGGCTAAGAAAGAAAATGAGGATTTGAGTAAATTGCAGGGCTGTCCTGATTTAACGAACAAAGCAATTTATGATCTAGATGATCCTGATAGACCCAGATTTACGACTGCCGAACTGAAAGAAATTTTGCACGAGCGAAATGAGTTGAAGGCAAGAGTTTCAGATCTTGAAGACGAACTAGAACTGTATCGACCAAAACCTGAAATGTATGTCGTTAActaataaaaactatatatatatatatatatatagtttttgctgcataaaatatatttgtgtcaTTTCAGTCCTGAGGATGATAAAGATGCACCCGTGCAGGGACCGCTTCCTTATGAACCAGATGATGCGCCATGGAAAAAATCCTCCGAATCTGGAATTCGTAAATTGTACGTGTTTATTATTTTCGTTTCTtcgtatatttatatgtaacatgtatctaaaatgcattaattttatagCTTCCGAAAAATATTCTCCGAATCCAGTAGCAGCTTTCTCGGAGGTAGCAGTCCCAGACGAAGTCTTTCTAGTCTTTCAAAGATGGCCCTATCTGGAAGCAGTACCTGTGATACGTCTAtataatgcttttttaaaaatgcgttggataattttaaataattgtcaaGAATGACAACCAAGGATGATTAGGACTagactttttatttacataaccACATTTTGTGACTCCACATTTTGTGACTGCTCGATACACATACGATTTTACATAGACAATTTTAACGTAGATATTAATTCTTGTAAGATAGTTGATATTATTGAGACCTGATTCACAGTAGATGTGCATGCAATGAGCAAATAGGACACACtagatttatataaatctatatgACAGCAAAGACttgtatgcatgtatatatttgtatagaTGTATAAAAAAGGACAATGTGTATTTAGCTGCACGACTTTATAtcacctttttttattttttcatttcctTTTAGACGTTAAATTTATAGACATGGGATATTCGTAATGCATGTAGAAAAAGatagtgatatatatataattagaaaaaaacattccaattttttttcgaaacaaCTAGGTGcgtgtaattttaaatgtacattGATGAGGTCCTAATTGGGTCTAATGTGAAACAGGTCTCATTctttctacatatatatatttacacgcAAGTACCAAAGTATCCGATTATTGTTTTCTAAGCTTTCAAAGAGATTTATAatctttcaataattttctttattctagTTACTATTTCAGTTATAAATGAACTAATGTATTCTATCTAACTTTGCagttaaatgcaatttttagaGTATATTCTATATTGAGAAGACTACAGTagatttttatatcttatttattaactttttaatatatatatatcgtatgTTTATTGTGTCATGATGCATTTATGATATGATTAAAGCATGTAATATttggattttatattttatttttatctcttgtattattataaacaatgacATATCTAATACTTTTatctcatttaaaattaaatgtgaaCACAATAATGAATCTAACATATTTCACATCTGTGCCATgtgttaatgtaaaattaaatatttttcttttcatgcAATTGTAAATATACTCATAAAACACAAGttgatttgatttatttcaatgtgTGATATgttcgtataaaaatattacagctTTCAAATATgacgatataattaaaaagttgtcAATACCTATATATATAGCAAAATGGATATAAGAATatctaaattaaagttaatacaaaaattatcaaaaaaatttactctGCAATAACATATGACAAGAAAATTATATGCATTGCAAATGCCAAAAGTTTCCATTACAAAGGATTTGTTGtgctattaatattatatattaaaattagctgtttataaatgcaaaataactgtgttatatgtaGTGCCTATTTCAGTATTACTTATCAACTCTTGAACGATTCAGTAAAGTTTCACATTAGTATGAGAGACGAGTTCAAGTATGTAGAATGAATTATATAGTATAAATTGTAATGAACAAAATGTAGTGAGTACAGTTCTTACTACAACAATGCTACAATGGTGAAATCATAGAGATGTGCTCATGGTAAATGAAacacttttatttgtaaaaactatagtatagatataattatatttatactatgATAAAAACCGaagcattaataatttaattaataatttaatattaatatatttgatatatgtaaaatagaGAAAGCTCCagttttgttgaaaatattttataatgtaatggAATGATATACATGCATATCAGTgtgttttatcttttatatcaGACAATATATTCTCAAAAATGTTTTGTGagtatatcttttaaatataaattaaatttatattaatagctTTGCTTTAATCTTGTATACAATGAGAGAAGAGTTCGTTTATAttagtatatacatttttagatttttatactAGCAAAATAGCCAAGGCAGCAACGAATTACATTTTTTGGAGAATAAAAGAGTTAATCTTGGAATAACATTAAGGTATTTGCATATTTGTTGCTTCCATggctatataaataaattttcattgacCAATGCGATAATTTAGAATTGTTAAATATCTTTATACAACAAATTGATAAATATGCAGATAGGTTTATCCCTTTCAACATATTCAATGTAggattatatatgattttaaaactATCCTACAATTAGATGTGAGATCaaagagatagaaaaataaCATGAATGTGACATCAATAATATAATGTTGTCCATGATATATTGTAAGtaggtattaaaaatttagattgtaaaaaataaatagtatctTTCTGGAAAAACGTATTGCATacaacttaataataataatttactcatgtaaaattatattttagttcAACAAAATTTGATTCGAATAGATTTGATTTGATAAGTGCTAGATGTTTTCATCTTTTAATGTTCAgctgtatattaataaaataggagagttatctataaaatgattttattaagtcTGTATCTGTGTTTACATCATGCTTTAAGCTAAGCATAAAGCTCgtttttctttacaattaatatacaattgtatttacgtttacatacatacacactTAACATACATAATGCATTCATACACACTTAAACATTAACGAATTATAAGATCTGTCTACAAtacagtatttaatttaaatttcgtGGAAATAATTtgtcacttataaaaattgagGTCATTCTTCCATGGAACAGAATATGAATGTCTATcagtattgtaatatattaggCGTCGttgatatttgttaaatgtGTTTTCGATTATATAATcatgttacatttatatgttataattatttatacaataaaatttctgtatatTCTGTTCCCTTGTAAATTAGAATTCTTTTTTCATGCTgctttttcacttttcacatttACAACTATTCTCacgttaatgtaaaaaaaaagattaaaaatgaaTGATAAACTATAATCATTTAACTTGTCACATATACCATTAGAATAATggtacatataataaaatataattaaaataatattatagagtatgatattgaagaaaaatttttaaaaataagatatcagaataaaaaaataagataggGGAGGGAGAGGCAGGAGAGGgggggcgagagagagaaagagagagataaaataTCCAGCATTactgattaatataattttgattgagacactttaagaaaaatttcataatagtTTTCAACAACTTAAAAGTCGtactaatattttacattttgatcctattaaaaaatataatagattcaAAACTGTCATTTGTgtacaataaatttacatagaaGATGGATCAAAATGGTCATAGTAAGATCttggtgctgaaataatattttatacgtgaTTTTTACATACAGTTTCCAATTCTTTCGAACTGCGTGCtgttactttcggtttcaaacacaACTCTTGAACAGGAACTAGTATAATATtatcacataattaaattaaattttaataatactgatgttAACTTGCATCTTTAAAATTCCCCCCTTCCCTTtcgaagaaaatgaaaaaatctattgcgaaaaatattacctcagctagcattatatgtaatttaatcaatttaaatactTATACAAAAAACCTATTTATTTTCATGACTGGCGAGAAGATAATTTCTAAAAGACTTTATATTATAAGATTGTATAATagaagagaagagggtaatacggcatccattttcattttattgaatatctttgtttataattaatattttctattgaaacttgaacgattacattcgtcagaatgttgtttgacagattctagactcaaagtaatgaaatatttattatttaggacgtgatttatgaaaatctaatgcactgcataatcagtggaagaaaaaaagtggttgtaatatggttatctataaaaataatttaaaaaaattaatttagtttaaaagaaacacagtaccttgttacaaaattatatatttttaattttccattgtttagaattttcctgatttaaaatttttctgcgttcaaaagttttagaaataccattagaaattttattaaaaatatcatttatccctgtttaacattaaacaacaaacataaaatgatgtttccaatgtttctaaacaccattctttagaatgataatcgatttatcgaagaaatatttcgatataaaaatttcacttaaaaaaccatattaacaaaattccatgttattgttttaactttgtataactcgaaatgtatacggccaaataaaaagttaaataacaaaaaaacactcgagtgtatgcaCCTTCGTATAATAATAcacttaagtttaaaaataatgaggaagtgtatgtaattaaaggttaaaagtgtaaaagttgaaaaagtttagaagtgctcaaaagtaaaaatgccttataacaattgtcagtcattatgtattggcatattagcatcaatAAAAAGCAGCAGgctaataaacaaataactccataagcaattattagaacacgtcatctaataacggaaataataggagtAGCCTATTTgttgacagtagccataataccctcttctcttctattatttatatttttctaaatatatatatttaacctTCAGTTGACACACTGGGTGTCGTACACCCGgccttttttacaaaaatgcttgacATTCATAAATCGTTTGCTCCTTCTCttctgaatattttgaatatattcaacATCTCAATTTTCACacctatttaatttttttcctgacTTGgcatatcaattaaaaaaaaatgtttaaattctatACATTAGGTACCGAGATATACCCAATTAAAAATGGTTGGGTGACGTACACCcaatatgtaacaaataatCAAATCCAATATAGTGTGTGTGTCAGCTGACGATCAAAAGtcatatatatatcaattatctatacttttttataaatctacatTATTGAGATTAGCTGCCGATCCCGTTGGTAAATCTGGTGGTACAAACTTACCAATAGGTTGTATTGCCTCGCGTTGTTCGGCTAATCTTCGCATCTCTTGTCTAAGTTTACCTAAAATAGCGTGATTTGGTTGATTAACAGCGGCTTTACCCTGCAAAAGGGTTATTTCTTGTTCCAATTGTTTCTTTTCCTTAAAGGATTTAACACTTCGCGATCCGTAAAGACGCAGCAAAGAACCCCAAGACTGTATATGTGGATGTATAAGTTGTAGTATTGCTTGTGCTGCTCGTTGTTTACCGTCTTTCTTGTTACGACAAACCTGCAATTATTTAACTAAGATTAATTCTTACTATCCAAAATTAATAAAcctatttatatatgtataaataagaaataacttATACGTACAACAGTAGCTTCATGTTTTCCAACTTTCATTGTAAATTCGTTTCGTTGATGTTTCAACGTATTTACTGAATAATTTATGTGCATATCTCCTAAACCATAATTTCTTTGAAGACAAGTTATTAAAATAGCATGGGGAGAAGGTTCTGTAGTTTTCGCACAAAATTCTGCAACACGTGGATCCGTGATGGATATTTCGTCGAAGAACGAAAGATCGGCATCAGAATTTCCTCTAGACGCTTTTATCGTACGACTATCATTGTTCGATCCAGTATCCCCGCTGTTTTCACCggaaattttatctttcatttgtggaatcaaaatttcaagagtttttcGGGCTGCATTAGCCTTTGCTTGTTTTTTGCTGCTGCCGAATCCACTACCATATTCCATATCATTTATACAAACTACCGCGGAATATGGTGTAGCTGCATTTTCTGTAATTAAACACATTAATTCcgtcttaaataaaataacaatattacatTTCGTACATTATCAAACAACATCAAATAATGTGATTACctaattctttaaatttgtatGTTGGTTGTTTTTTTAACGCATGTTGCACATATTCATGAAGAATACAAACATAACTTTTGCCCGATGGATTCATTATCCAGTGTTTCGCAGGTCTCTGACCATTATCGTCCGCAATATTCCAATTGCCACTTCCACTAGAACTACTGATTGGGAAAGTGATTAATTTTGTACCATCCGGTAAAGTTGGACGTTCAAGTTGTTTAcgatgttttttaattttcgtaaattttcGACGCGCTGACCAAGATCTACACCAGAAGaattgataaatgtaaaaaacaaaaaatgatatgatcatcttattttgtaatacttaCTGAAATCTCATTACTTTAATGGATTTAAAACGAAACAAAGACTgacaataatttcttaattgctCGCTATCTAATGAATGTGCCGCACGATTCTCTTGTATGGTTTCAATCTTTGCACTGGGAAGACTGCAAGCTTCAGTATTTGGTGCACGTTCCATCTCCTTCTTTcgttcttcttcctcttccatTAATGCTTTTTTGTACTGAAGACAGGGTATGGCGCTTACAGGAACTTCATGTTTTCTAACGCTTCCTGGACCAAGAAAGTAGGGCTTTGCTAGTGTACAAACTCTACTTTGTTTATGAAGATATAATGGCATTCCACTATTGTGGGTAACTTGTACCCATCCTTCAGGTAAAACGTCAAAATGATTATGtccaatttctaaaaaaaaagaacaacaaAAGTGACATAAATATTAGATTGTACAGCACACCATATATGGaactttatttatataccaTCTAAAACAAGTTTCTCCCTTTCCTCATAGGGCAAGCGatcctttttatcttttctctttcctttaaATTCTTCTGGAAGACCTAATGCATAAAACTTAACTAAAATAAGAATCTTTATAAACTATACTAAAAAAAGATGAGAAACCAAATAATCTTACTTGGTTTCTTATTCTCTTTGCTGCAGAAAACATTTAATCTGATCTTGAGAACGTGAAATTAATACTCTTGAATTGTAATTATTGtagaaatctttttatatataaaaatggttaacaaaatttcaaattatgtgACAACTTTTACAGATAATTAAAAGCAACACGCAGATAAATATTTTCGTATTAATAATGTGAAACATTATACAGCAgactttttacaataataagtaaaatgatCTTTCAAACTGTTCTtcttaattatagtaattataattgcatGAAAACTTTTAGAtttgtaaaaacataaaaatataccttCTTCTAGCATTGCTTCAATTTCTTCATCTGGTACCTCAGAATCCATACTCTCATCTGTATCTGAATCATCATCAGAAGCATCATTCTGTTCTGGATGGCGATCCAAATCATCCAGTACATCAAATTGTCGTAAATCATCATGATGTTCCGAATCTTCTTGGCATAAGCCATTGtgtaaagtatttttattatcaaaacatgTAATTTCTTCATCTGTGATATCATTACAATGACTGTTGTCAGTGCCAGTGGATCTAGTATCATGATCTGATTTCGTTGTCTTTATACCCGCTTCCCAATTTTGATTCTCACGTTGTATGCTAGAGATTGCCCTATGATCCAAAATGTTCTGATTTTCATTACTTGCACTATCTTCTGAAGCCATAGCATCCTCAACTGGTTGTTCTATGCCAATTTCCATCGCTTTGTGTCACAAGGTATCtgtcaaaaactataaaaatactataaaaatatgaacaatacATATAAGCCCTAATGAAATTTAGCTGACAGAATTAGtacaattacaaaaacaatagaaaatatattcatatgcTCTATTATGTTACATGTTCAACAAATAAAGCTTATAGTATTGACCTCTTATCATATATGCACATTGACAGAGTATAGAAATATAGATAATCATTGCACATTATATgcaaattaacaataataaacaaCAATATAGTTAACAATAAACAACAATATCCACAATAAACTTAAATCCAAGGTCCAGATAAAACAATCCCAGGATTAATATGTATTAAGCGCGTTGTATGGCCACACCACTTTCACCAATGAGGCCAAAGTCCAATCAATTTGAAACCACAGATGGCAATAAAAATTGGACATTTGCATTAGTGTTAGCAGTCTGGGGCCTATTACATATCCATGAGAGTAATGTATGTACAAACGAGTTGTTATTTTATCGGATTTTGTAGATGGCTGAGAGAATTCCATCGCATTATTTAAACTCCAGATCTAGACAGGAACAACATTGAAAGATTGAGGCTGTTACTAGCTGGAGTTCTGCGAGGATGCTAGCTAAACGACTGTGTACTCGATCTTCAGCTTGATAGACAAGCATACGTTTGACAGTTATGTTTACCGAATACGCGTAGAACGTGTTAATAAAAACAGACTTTAAACGTATAACGTACATCAACTTGTATCATGTAAAAACTATCGGCCATATCTACGTGTCATGAACCTTCCGTAAATCTAAAGATCCATCACTAACACAATACATGAATGTTGGGTAGTTTATAAAACAAAACCGGcctataaatacaataaaaacaagATACATTTAATTCCTAATTCGAAAAGGAGGACCTCCTCCCTTTAATCCCCTCACAAGAATATCTCGTTAGAGAATATCAGAATTCAGGATAACGACATATTTTGATGTACGCTGTTTACCCACTTAGAATTATGATTTACCTGAGTCTGTACAAGTTACTTTTTACGATTACTACTGtttatacattgtaaaaaaatcaaagagatCGGACACAGCgaagaaaaatggaaaagaacTGAACCGTCTAGGTTAGGCCGACTCGTAATTTCAGCGGAGCGGAGCTGCTATCCCGAGAAACGCGATATTCTCTAGGATCACGTGTTGCGTATTGATTGGCTAGAAGATAGAGGATTTCTGGAAACTCGAGATCTTTTCTATTCTGTATCCAATCAACgctattaaaaaagttttacgtacgacaaataatatactaatcttaggctgcgttccgatatacactgcaagtactgaaaatctatagttcatgttacgtatactatagattttcagtactggcagtgaatttcggaacgcagccctTATAACATCTAACTATTGTTGAGTTTATGCGTTCGTATTCTAACCTTATCAAAGTCGACGTGTGTGATTTTTATTCGTCTATATTGGTCTATAGGGTCTATATTACATTCCACAGTGGAGTGTGAGGTTTATGTTCACGAGTACCAcgtgtaaaattttgaaaaaatacgtattttcaCTCACAAGATTTTGTAAATCGACTTGACTGCAATTTTAAAAGATGTCAGATCTATTTGACAGCAGCTCTTATTCCGACAAGGATGATACAGATGTGCTCAGTCAAGAAGTAGCGCAGGTTTTGTTAGTCGAGAAGGAAAAAGCAGAATTAACTGCTcaggtaaaatattttaacgtaaacATGAACTTACATCGAACCGAATCGCATctaaactgtttttttaaattgttttaagattcttttaacattttcgaAGAATGCTCGCGCATCTATgtggaaaaaaatatcttgtataaaaatttcataaatgtttctaaatttGCTTAGATTCACACGTTCAACGACTTATGTTGGGATAAATGCGTCGATAAGCCAGGAAGTAAATTGGATGGCCGGACAGAAACGTGTATAAACAATTGCGTTGATAGATTCATAGATGTTTCTCTCTTTGTTACTAATCGTTTTGCACAGTTATTGAATTCTGTAGCAAAATAAGATTTGTAGaatgtattacatatatatgtatatatatatgaaacaaatttgtatGAACAGTAAGATTTAAGATTTCTAACTATGAATGTTAAATCTAATGTCACATTCTTAAATCATGTTAATCACATTTGTGAATGTATAATAAagctttatatataaacaaggaagtttatatttttcagttcaacATACCCAATAAAATATCCtcttttattataagaattagcttgccaaatttttatatattttagttaaaaataaagatacataCTTATTCATTGTTTTTATTCCAGTGTTATATGCATCACACAAGtaagataaaatgttacaaatgtaAATTGCAATGGTGTAATACATTGCAAAACtgaatgtatacatatatgtgtgcaCATACATATGTGCCTATTATAATGAACATATAAGAGAATCTTGCTTTGAttacatttagaaaattaaattatatacaatgcAGTggatttaatatcaaaaagctATAGGTCTTTGTGGAAGGCACATATTGTAAAATGCATCCTTTTTCCAAAAGTCTTTTGTTTTCCATCCACACCATCCCTTATTTATTATAGTAGGCAAATGTTCTGCACCTGTATAATGTGGATCTAGAATTAAGAACTTTCCTTCTCCAGAATTTTCATCATAACTAACTCCTAGAATTGTATGAGCTAGTACTCCTCCAcctataagataaaaaaaatattacaaaaaattattattttaatattttagatacaTTCGATTTTAATAGTAgaatataaattctgaaatagaatttttaattctgttaattaaaaacttaCCAATCATGACAGGTGTACCCTGTGTATCAAAATGATTTGCAAGTTGTGGGATTAAGGCCAGCATTTCTTCTCCACTTAATGCACAAAGTATCTTTACATCTATATTGAGAAGAGTCTGCAGTACAAAACTGACTTCGGTTGAACCAATCCATTGTTTACTACCAAGGAAGGCGAAAGATTTATCACCTATATCGATTAAACACTGTTGTATTGTACGATGAGATGGTATTGGTATTTCACTATAACCTTGTAATCtgcaaaaaaatagtttacatGTACATGTTGACAGTATATATTTCAACGTTGCACATACAATTTCTGGTTATTTTACCTATACCACGAAATGACAGTTTGTAGAGATCGATAGGCACATCCCCATCCATTGTCGTCAAAATCATCCTGCATATAATGATGATACGAATACAAACCATTCACAATACTGAGTTTTCCTGTAACACctaataaagataaaacattacaataattGCGTAACGATTTcaaattgtaacaatttttgaaGATGTAAATATGTACCTTTATATAAAAGAGCTTGATGAGGATTTATAAGTATCTCATTTGCctgtatattaaatttgacaGCATTTCCTCGTCGAAAATATGGTCTAGTCAAATCTAATGCTAAAGCCTTGTGTAAAGCCTTACGATATTCCACTGAAATTATATGACTGGTCTGTATAAAAGCAAATAGATGACATATTACTATGATTAAAAGTTTGGTAATGTTAATCATGCAATGATACAAAGCATTATGATCGATACAAAACCTGATGATGGAATGTATTATATGATAAGTATGATtgacaataaacaaatataattatgagATCTTACTTGTGCTGTCATTAGTAGAATTACCAGGATATACCACTGTAAACAAAAGTCCACAGCCTTGAGGTTTAAAATGCATAACTTCAGGTAACTTTGTAGGTAGTTTTGGATCTTCAGACTGATTTTCTTGTTGCATTTCAATCA from Solenopsis invicta isolate M01_SB chromosome 2, UNIL_Sinv_3.0, whole genome shotgun sequence includes these protein-coding regions:
- the LOC105200831 gene encoding RILP-like protein homolog isoform X2, which gives rise to MPFCLRGNATCKMEEYSVASDVSVVDVYDIASEIGKECEKLIDLFGVESVTNLMPKVINALELLENLATKNERENTMVQELSAKISQLESDKIGKAEDRQRFEKELEQIEEHWRQESRDLVAMVTRLQEENRRLAESLHESRSDTITASQEVDIAVLQHLRSMIDKQRDQIRARDRELSQKTTEIENLSAQVEKLTVLGRELKRKQRQAQMQARGLVEERADFLAQLQDQNRELINLRGRLGMAKKENEDLSKLQGCPDLTNKAIYDLDDPDRPRFTTAELKEILHERNELKARVSDLEDELELYRPKPEIPEDDKDAPVQGPLPYEPDDAPWKKSSESGIRKFFRKIFSESSSSFLGGSSPRRSLSSLSKMALSGSSTCDTSI
- the LOC105200831 gene encoding RILP-like protein homolog isoform X1, with amino-acid sequence MPFCLRGNATCKMEEYSVASDVSVVDVYDIASEIGKECEKLIDLFGVESVTNLMPKVINALELLENLATKNERENTMVQELSAKISQLESDKIGKAEDRQRFEKELEQIEEHWRQESRDLVAMVTRLQEENRRLAESLHESRSDSQYSSKQTTITASQEVDIAVLQHLRSMIDKQRDQIRARDRELSQKTTEIENLSAQVEKLTVLGRELKRKQRQAQMQARGLVEERADFLAQLQDQNRELINLRGRLGMAKKENEDLSKLQGCPDLTNKAIYDLDDPDRPRFTTAELKEILHERNELKARVSDLEDELELYRPKPEIPEDDKDAPVQGPLPYEPDDAPWKKSSESGIRKFFRKIFSESSSSFLGGSSPRRSLSSLSKMALSGSSTCDTSI
- the LOC105200830 gene encoding microprocessor complex subunit DGCR8, with translation MEIGIEQPVEDAMASEDSASNENQNILDHRAISSIQRENQNWEAGIKTTKSDHDTRSTGTDNSHCNDITDEEITCFDNKNTLHNGLCQEDSEHHDDLRQFDVLDDLDRHPEQNDASDDDSDTDESMDSEVPDEEIEAMLEEGLPEEFKGKRKDKKDRLPYEEREKLVLDEIGHNHFDVLPEGWVQVTHNSGMPLYLHKQSRVCTLAKPYFLGPGSVRKHEVPVSAIPCLQYKKALMEEEEERKKEMERAPNTEACSLPSAKIETIQENRAAHSLDSEQLRNYCQSLFRFKSIKVMRFQSWSARRKFTKIKKHRKQLERPTLPDGTKLITFPISSSSGSGNWNIADDNGQRPAKHWIMNPSGKSYVCILHEYVQHALKKQPTYKFKELENAATPYSAVVCINDMEYGSGFGSSKKQAKANAARKTLEILIPQMKDKISGENSGDTGSNNDSRTIKASRGNSDADLSFFDEISITDPRVAEFCAKTTEPSPHAILITCLQRNYGLGDMHINYSVNTLKHQRNEFTMKVGKHEATVVCRNKKDGKQRAAQAILQLIHPHIQSWGSLLRLYGSRSVKSFKEKKQLEQEITLLQGKAAVNQPNHAILGKLRQEMRRLAEQREAIQPIGKFVPPDLPTGSAANLNNVDL
- the LOC105200829 gene encoding mitochondrial import inner membrane translocase subunit Tim8, with the translated sequence MSDLFDSSSYSDKDDTDVLSQEVAQVLLVEKEKAELTAQIHTFNDLCWDKCVDKPGSKLDGRTETCINNCVDRFIDVSLFVTNRFAQLLNSVAK
- the LOC105200827 gene encoding ufm1-specific protease 2: MAPQLQILSNILQRLENMETTMTGYLYGIMYNDTLVVLTFSISSCNDEDKNVINHTELQLNLPADIYFCGILHIGECEEINPDVFKDIDITDNPLLLKYSRHTSDIQAYFYVHQKLEAVNNFSIVSEDDLSQQFVYIKLQATLPLVVQDGNVLEALQDSRKNIASGKIGIHFPLNNAYLFRADDNLKDVMLKDILSVSKDQELSTGSSNVNYSTGPINVVHANMLLKISSEKNSEESIKYAPVLQHIKKSFNSLECNLHVDALSLVNLNVKSTELHAILVESTCRNIRLIEMQQENQSEDPKLPTKLPEVMHFKPQGCGLLFTVVYPGNSTNDSTMEYRKALHKALALDLTRPYFRRGNAVKFNIQANEILINPHQALLYKGVTGKLSIVNGLYSYHHYMQDDFDDNGWGCAYRSLQTVISWYRLQGYSEIPIPSHRTIQQCLIDIGDKSFAFLGSKQWIGSTEVSFVLQTLLNIDVKILCALSGEEMLALIPQLANHFDTQGTPVMIGGGVLAHTILGVSYDENSGEGKFLILDPHYTGAEHLPTIINKGWCGWKTKDFWKKDAFYNMCLPQRPIAF